In Nasonia vitripennis strain AsymCx chromosome 2, Nvit_psr_1.1, whole genome shotgun sequence, a genomic segment contains:
- the LOC100117833 gene encoding transcription factor MafB isoform X1: MPEHRRSSIIISTCSADSAGRATTTTTTTTTSTSTSSSTTTQSEVPPGDALQPYAGAAAGGEVVAVDEVKMEAEEHLAREYVQEFVLDHLDPGDVKREAAAAAAAAALAGEKVKLAGLARPAALDAAAPVPSGPTSVVPKTGPLVHSLPVEPTQQSPAGPTAMPGTLGPLTPPAHELEQPHGLPLYGQPAGAVRVQQGVLVKLPYGGPPAGLTSLSHPGTPPDTPPVSASPPSLQQLQLQERLERIQLQQLHQPPHAQLQQPPGPQQHHLQQQQQHHHHHHHHPDVILPDGMPWLTQSLRQEPLDLRPHCQEAGGSENEMETEHWPPHHLPDLVQHQQHQQHPAAHHPGRHPRHTGGYIMASHIEYYSSNGSGGSDGGMMPMPLDGGMHMQLAPQQQQQQHQQQQQQQQQQQPVRPLSVCSGSSCGPGPSSSQGTGGLSPTRCGVPRSMHCGAPAGSLEDLMNDDLLMSLSVRELNKRLQGCPREEAWQIVRLKQKRRTLKNRGYAQNCRSKRMQQRHELETANRSLEHELNMIKDELLRTQQERDAYKHRYETMFRSRQQQQQQHQQQAIAQQQHQQQHQQQPASPEVYL; this comes from the exons ATGCCTGAGCATCGACGCAGCAGCATAATCATAAGCACCTGCAGCGCCGACAGCGCCGGCagggcgacgacgacgacgacgacgacgacgacgagcacgAGCACGAGCAGCAGCACGACGACGCAGAGCGAGGTCCCCCCGGGCGATGCGCTGCAGCCCTATGCGGGAGCAGCGGCCGGCGGCGAGGTCGTCGCCGTCGACGAGGTCAAGATGGAGGCGGAGGAGCACCTGGCGCGCGAGTACGTGCAGGAGTTCGTGCTGGACCACCTGGACCCGGGCGACGTGAAGCGCGAGGCGGCCGCAGCCGCAGCCGCCGCGGCGCTGGCCGGGGAGAAGGTCAAGCTCGCCGGGCTGGCGAGGCCCGCCGCGCTCGACGCGGCCGCCCCCGTCCCGAGCGGGCCCACCTCCGTGGTGCCGAAGACCGGGCCGCTGGTGCACAGCCTGCCGGTCGAGCCGACGCAGCAGAGCCCGGCCGGGCCGACGGCCATGCCCGGGACCCTGGGCCCGCTCACGCCGCCGGCCCACGAGCTCGAGCAGCCCCACGGGCTGCCGCTCTACGGACAGCCCGCCGGCGCGGTGCGCGTCCAGCAGGGCGTCCTGGTGAAGCTGCCCTACGGCGGCCCCCCTGCCGGCCTGACCAGCCTCTCGCACCCGGGCACGCCGCCCGACACGCCGCCCGTCTCGGCCTCGCCGCcctcgctgcagcagctccaGCTCCAGGAGAGGCTCGAGCGCAtccagctgcagcagctgcaCCAGCCGCCCCACGCTCAGCTCCAGCAGCCCCCGGGTCCCCAGCAGCACCacctccagcagcagcagcagcaccaccaccaccaccaccaccaccccGACGTCATCCTGCCCGACGGCATGCCCTGGCTGACGCAGAGCTTGCGCCAGGAGCCGCTAGACCTGAGGCCGCACTGCCAGGAGGCCGGCGGCTCGGAGAACGAGATGGAGACGGAGCACTGGCCGCCGCACCACCTGCCCGACCTCgtgcagcaccagcagcaccagcagcaccCAGCGGCGCACCACCCTGGCAGGCACCCCAGGCACACGG GGGGCTACATAATGGCCAGCCACATCGAGTACTACTCGAGCAACGGCAGCGGTGGCAGCGACGGCGGCATGATGCCGATGCCTCTCGACGGCGGTATGCACATGCAGCTGgccccgcagcagcagcagcagcagcatcagcagcaacaacagcagcagcagcagcagcagccggtgaGGCCGCTGAGCGTCTGCTCGGGCAGCTCGTGCGGCCCGGGTCCCAGCTCGAGCCAAGGCACCGGGGGCCTCAGTCCCACGCGCTGCGGGGTTCCGCGCTCCATGCACTGCGGCGCCCCGGCCGGCAGTCTCGAGGACCTCATGAACGACGACCTGCTGATGTCGCTGTCGGTGCGCGAGCTGAACAAGCGGCTACAGGGCTGTCCGCGCGAAGAG GCTTGGCAGATAGTGCGGCTGAAGCAGAAGCGGCGCACGCTGAAGAACCGCGGCTACGCCCAGAACTGCCGGAGCAAGCGGATGCAGCAGCGACACGAGCTCGAGACGGCCAACCGGAGCCTCGAGCACGAGCTCAACATGATCAAGGACGAGCTGCTGCGCACCCAGCAGGAGCGAGACGCCTACAAGCACCGCTACGAGACCATGTTCCGCtcgaggcagcagcagcagcagcagcaccagcaaCAGGCGAtcgcccagcagcagcaccagcagcaacACCAGCAACAGCCGGCCAGCCCCGAGGTCTACCTGTGA
- the LOC100117833 gene encoding transcription factor MafB isoform X2: MPEHRRSSIIISTCSADSAGRATTTTTTTTTSTSTSSSTTTQSEVPPGDALQPYAGAAAGGEVVAVDEVKMEAEEHLAREYVQEFVLDHLDPGDVKREAAAAAAAAALAGEKVKLAGLARPAALDAAAPVPSGPTSVVPKTGPLVHSLPVEPTQQSPAGPTAMPGTLGPLTPPAHELEQPHGLPLYGQPAGAVRVQQGVLVKLPYGGPPAGLTSLSHPGTPPDTPPVSASPPSLQQLQLQERLERIQLQQLHQPPHAQLQQPPGPQQHHLQQQQQHHHHHHHHPDVILPDGMPWLTQSLRQEPLDLRPHCQEAGGSENEMETEHWPPHHLPDLVQHQQHQQHPAAHHPGRHPRHTGGYIMASHIEYYSSNGSGGSDGGMMPMPLDGGMHMQLAPQQQQQQHQQQQQQQQQQQPVRPLSVCSGSSCGPGPSSSQGTGGLSPTRCGVPRSMHCGAPAGSLEDLMNDDLLMSLSVRELNKRLQGCPREEIVRLKQKRRTLKNRGYAQNCRSKRMQQRHELETANRSLEHELNMIKDELLRTQQERDAYKHRYETMFRSRQQQQQQHQQQAIAQQQHQQQHQQQPASPEVYL; encoded by the exons ATGCCTGAGCATCGACGCAGCAGCATAATCATAAGCACCTGCAGCGCCGACAGCGCCGGCagggcgacgacgacgacgacgacgacgacgacgagcacgAGCACGAGCAGCAGCACGACGACGCAGAGCGAGGTCCCCCCGGGCGATGCGCTGCAGCCCTATGCGGGAGCAGCGGCCGGCGGCGAGGTCGTCGCCGTCGACGAGGTCAAGATGGAGGCGGAGGAGCACCTGGCGCGCGAGTACGTGCAGGAGTTCGTGCTGGACCACCTGGACCCGGGCGACGTGAAGCGCGAGGCGGCCGCAGCCGCAGCCGCCGCGGCGCTGGCCGGGGAGAAGGTCAAGCTCGCCGGGCTGGCGAGGCCCGCCGCGCTCGACGCGGCCGCCCCCGTCCCGAGCGGGCCCACCTCCGTGGTGCCGAAGACCGGGCCGCTGGTGCACAGCCTGCCGGTCGAGCCGACGCAGCAGAGCCCGGCCGGGCCGACGGCCATGCCCGGGACCCTGGGCCCGCTCACGCCGCCGGCCCACGAGCTCGAGCAGCCCCACGGGCTGCCGCTCTACGGACAGCCCGCCGGCGCGGTGCGCGTCCAGCAGGGCGTCCTGGTGAAGCTGCCCTACGGCGGCCCCCCTGCCGGCCTGACCAGCCTCTCGCACCCGGGCACGCCGCCCGACACGCCGCCCGTCTCGGCCTCGCCGCcctcgctgcagcagctccaGCTCCAGGAGAGGCTCGAGCGCAtccagctgcagcagctgcaCCAGCCGCCCCACGCTCAGCTCCAGCAGCCCCCGGGTCCCCAGCAGCACCacctccagcagcagcagcagcaccaccaccaccaccaccaccaccccGACGTCATCCTGCCCGACGGCATGCCCTGGCTGACGCAGAGCTTGCGCCAGGAGCCGCTAGACCTGAGGCCGCACTGCCAGGAGGCCGGCGGCTCGGAGAACGAGATGGAGACGGAGCACTGGCCGCCGCACCACCTGCCCGACCTCgtgcagcaccagcagcaccagcagcaccCAGCGGCGCACCACCCTGGCAGGCACCCCAGGCACACGG GGGGCTACATAATGGCCAGCCACATCGAGTACTACTCGAGCAACGGCAGCGGTGGCAGCGACGGCGGCATGATGCCGATGCCTCTCGACGGCGGTATGCACATGCAGCTGgccccgcagcagcagcagcagcagcatcagcagcaacaacagcagcagcagcagcagcagccggtgaGGCCGCTGAGCGTCTGCTCGGGCAGCTCGTGCGGCCCGGGTCCCAGCTCGAGCCAAGGCACCGGGGGCCTCAGTCCCACGCGCTGCGGGGTTCCGCGCTCCATGCACTGCGGCGCCCCGGCCGGCAGTCTCGAGGACCTCATGAACGACGACCTGCTGATGTCGCTGTCGGTGCGCGAGCTGAACAAGCGGCTACAGGGCTGTCCGCGCGAAGAG ATAGTGCGGCTGAAGCAGAAGCGGCGCACGCTGAAGAACCGCGGCTACGCCCAGAACTGCCGGAGCAAGCGGATGCAGCAGCGACACGAGCTCGAGACGGCCAACCGGAGCCTCGAGCACGAGCTCAACATGATCAAGGACGAGCTGCTGCGCACCCAGCAGGAGCGAGACGCCTACAAGCACCGCTACGAGACCATGTTCCGCtcgaggcagcagcagcagcagcagcaccagcaaCAGGCGAtcgcccagcagcagcaccagcagcaacACCAGCAACAGCCGGCCAGCCCCGAGGTCTACCTGTGA